TGATTCCGGATGGGCTGAAGAAAGCGATACAGTCGTACTTCACATCTGACAAATCAGACAAGTCACTAGCAACTGTACGATAGATTACAGCTTCAGTAAACTTGAAGTTATTTGCCCGCATGAACTCCGGAATATCATCTTTGCGAATATCAGAGCAAGGATACAAGAATTTTTCACCCTTGTGTTTCTTGATGACATCAAACAAGTCAGCAGCAGTACGTTGACCTACGAACAACTTGCGCTTTCGTAGTACGATGTACTTCTGCAAATAGTTAGCAGTCTGCTCAGAGATACAGAAGTACTTCATCTCCGCCGGCATTTCCAACTTGGCTTCCTGGCAAATACGGAAGAAATGATCTACAGCATTGCGGCTAGTGAAAATGATAGCTGTGTGCTCAGCAATATTTATCTTCTCTTTGCGGAAGTCTTTGTAAGATACTGGCTCAACCTGAATGAACTCGCGAAAATCAACTTTGATACCGTATTTCTCGGCAATAGCAAAGTAAGGAGACACGTCGTTCGTCGGCTTAGGCTGGGTAACCAGGATGCTAGAGATGCGCTTGGCGTGCCGGCCCGTCCCCGGTTTGTCTGTGCTCTCGGCCATAAGGTAAATGGAGTGGGTAAGTCTAAAGCAAATAAGTGGCTTAAAAAACACTAGCCAGTGCTCAGTGCTGCAGGATGCTAATAGGTGAACACAATCAACTTCAAAAGCACCAAAAGAGGTATAACTTCTGTGGCGCAAAGGTACGAAAACAAATGTAGATTCAGTAGGGACACGCGTCGGCTTAGTGTACGTGCGATGCGGACTACTGTACCAACCAACATCAAGGAAACGACCCCATTAGATGCCCACAGCACTGCTTCCGGTAAGGTTTGATTCAAACTCAGATATAGAACCATCACTGCAGGCAGAAACAGTCCCATAAATAGGAAAGTACGAACAAATTCCCGGTACTGCATCATTACTAATTCCGTCACGTCGAAGATGTAACCCATCAATTCCAAGAAGAGGTACTTACCTAGTACAAATCCTGCTATCAGTCCTGTGTAAAGTAGCACACGTGCCATGATAGCTGATTCAGGTACATCGAATAAGCGCCGTAGAATGACAATGGTTTGGATATTGGTATGGATAGCAACAAGTAATAAGGCCAGCGACAATGAAAACACGAGTATTAGTAGAATATTCAGCCACGTAGCTGTCGGCTTGGTCAAAAACTCTTGGTCTTTGCCTTTTCCCCACCAGTTTTCGACCTGGTAAATACGAGCAAAGCTAGGCTGATACGTGGCCCGTATGCCACCGTAGAGTAAACCAATAAGGAGTAAGAAGCACAAGAACACATTCTCACCTTGATGACCGCGTGCACGTGCTTGCGCCGCAAAAACGTTAGTGTTAGCAGCTTTACCAACCTTCACCGGAGGTACCAAGGTGGTATTGGTAAAAGAAGAAATATCCGGAGCTATTTCAGGATGCCACACACATAGCAGGTGTGACCCAGTAGTCATCCCAGCTGGTAGTAGTTGCGCTAAATCGAGTGTGTAAGAGGCTGGACCTGGTGCCGTAAAGATGAGCCTGTTGTCCAGGAACAAGCTCTGATCTTTGCGCGCAGTAAATGTGATAGGGAAACCCTGCTTTGGCCGGATACTTACCCATTGGTAGTAGGCTCGGGCAGGATTGTGATAACCAGGCAAATAAAGAATTAACCGGTTCGAAGCTTCCTCATAGATTAGCCACTCATCGGAAAGACCAGTCTGTGGCGCAGGTGGTAGCGGACGATATTCCGTAGCCTGCCCAGCTAGCGTATGTAGTAGTAGCCACATACATATAACAAACCTACTTGCTACCCGCCAATCAGTGTTTCTCACTCTATTTCTGCTTGCCTCTTAAGAAGCTACTCGTTGCTGTGCAGTACGGCTACGGTATACACCTAGGAAGATGCTGAGTAGCACGGAGAAGGCTACTAGAGCGCCAATTAGCAACGTGTTACCTAGCTCAGCGAAGTTTATAACGAATAGGATCACTACCAAATTTAGCAGGCTTAGTAATAGCACAGTGCTTATTTGTTGAAAGCCCATAGCGAGGATCCGGTGGTGAATATGGTTTTTATCGGGCGAGAATGGCGAACGTCCGGCTAGCATGCGCACCAAAAAAACGCGTACCGTATCGAAAAGAGGAACGAACAAGATTCCAACTGCAACAGAAGGAGCTGATGAAGCGAAAGGCTGTCCAACCTTTAAACCCATCTCGATAAATTGGATGGTAAGTACTGACACGATAAAGCCGCAAACTAATGAGCCCGTGTCTCCCATAAAAATACTAGCACGGTGAAAGTTATAACGCAAGAAGCCTAGTATTCCCCCTATGACGCAGACAGAAACATACACGTAGTTGCTGTAGCTGGTACCACCATAACGGTAGAAGTAATAGCCAAACGTACTAGCAATGATAATAACGATGGTACCTGCTAGACCATCCAATCCATCGATGAGGTTGATGGCGTTCGTAATGCCAACAATTACTAGAAAGGTGAAGGCATAACTTATCCCAATTGGTAGCTCATGAATCCCTAAGATACCTTGAAAGCTAGTAATCCGGATTTCAGGTTGGGGCATGATCATTACAATGCCCGTTGCTAATAGCTGTCCGACAAACTTTTTTGTGACGGATATAGTAACCAAATCGTCTTTAAGCCCGACGAAGAACAGAACGATACAACCTGCTAATAGCTGTTGAATTCCATTACTTAAGTCAGCAAAGATGGTAAGTGCTGACATGAAGCCAGCGAACACAGCTACCCCTCCGAGCCGAGGAGTGAGCGACTCATGCACGGTTCGCACGTTGGGCGTATCCAACATGTTTTTAAGATGAGCAATATAAATAATGGAGGGCACCGCAAATAGCGCTACCCAAAAGGCCCACATAAATGATAAGCTCAATGAAATCCCAAGTGCATTCATCACCTATTCAACGCTTAAAAGGCAGAAGCTAACCGTTGAGAGTAACAGCTAGTCATATAAATCAATTAACTGTGCAATACCCCCGAACGGCCGAGGAGCGCAATAGAAATCAGGTTGGCGGCAACAATAGAATCAGGCACGAATATGAACTTCTTATCAAAGATTTGTGAGCCACGATAGTAGCTTACCCAATACTGATTGTTGAGACGAAATAAGTCAGGATCAATAGGTTCAACGGGTACGGCACTGTGTGGTGCTACTTCTACGAACACGTGACGTAGGGTCGAAGTACGCACTTGCTCACCATCTTCCTTCGTTCCGTACCCATTAGAACTAACGATAACGTTTTCCAACGGAAATGCATTGTGATTAAGTAAGTATACCTGCCAACCCGCTTTGCCTTCCTCTGTAGCTGCGTTATCGTCAGGCACTACGGCTATAGAAACGCCTTCAACTGGATCAAACAGAATATGTTCCTTCATTCCTACTCAAACATAAATTGGGCAGCGAACAAGTCGGCCAAGTGTATCAACAAGCGGTCTTCTACTTCTGAGAGCGGTACTGCTCTACCTAGCTCCTGCTGCAAAGATGTAACGGCTTTATCACTGATACCGCACGGCACAATGTGCCCGAAGTACGATAAGTCAGTGTTAACATTCAACGCAAAGCCATGCATAGTCACCCAACGGCTGCATTTGACCCCTAGGGCACAAATCTTACGTGGGTTGCTAGCTCCTTCTTCAAAGTCTAGCCACACACCCGTGAGACCAGGAATGCGGCCTGCTACTAACTCGTATTCTGACAACGTACGAATCACCGCTTCCTCTAACACCCGTAGATACCGGTGAATGTCCGTAAAGAAGTTATCGAGGTCTAAGATCGGGTAGCCTACTAGTTGACCCGGCCCATGGTACGTTATATCCCCTCCCCGATTGATACGGTGAAATGTAGCTTGGTGCTCCTGCAATGCAGCTTCGTCGAGCAACAAGTGTTCAGGTTTGCCGCTCTTGCCTAGCGTGTACACATGCGGATGCTGGCAAAGCAAAAGGTAATTAGGCGTTGGCAACACAGGGGTGCCTGCTTCCGTTGCTTGACGATTTTGTGCTTTGATGGCAAGCGTTGCGGCCAGCAGTTGTTCTTGGTAGGCCCAAGTGGTTTCGTAATCTGAGAGCCCTAGCCGCTGCACCACTACACGATGGTTCTGACTTGCTTCAGCTATAGTCGGCGCAATCGGATCAACACTAGGGGTGGCGGCAACGGGTACACTGCACTGACTATATAAGGAATCCATCAATGAGCAGTTCAGGTGGTAGGATAGATGATGCAGAACAGATGTGCACCATAGCAACGGTTTCGGCATTTAGGTTCCAGCAGGCGAGTAACTGTCGCTGGTACCATAGCAAAGGTACGTAGATTCGTCCCAAAGCCAATTGTACGACATACCGCAACTGCCTCTCTCCTATGCCCTACGATGCTCATCAACTTGGCCACGCGGGTGAAGCGGCAGCGGCCGACTACTTCCTAGGGCGTGGCTTTGCCATAGAACGTCAGAATTACCGTTATCGTCGCGCTGAAGTAGACCTTATTGTACGACTCGCAACACAACTTCTGGTTTTCGTTGAAGTGAAAACGCGTTCCTCTTCCCAGTTCGGTTATCCAGAAACCTTTGTTACGGACCGCAAGCGCCAACTTTTTCGCTTAGCGGCCGAACAGTACCAAGAGGAAATCAACTGGGCAGGCGACATCCGATTTGATATCCTAGCACTTACACCGACTGCCACCGGTTTCAAAATCGAGCACTTTGAAGACGCCTTCTACTAGCGAGCAGCTACCGACAAGTAGCTAGGTTCTGAGACACTATCGCAGTCCTATTTTCTAGTTCCTAGCCGGTTCGTTCCTGGTCTATTAGTGCCAGGTCTACTGTCATCTGGGGCGTTACGCCGATCTAGCTTGTCTTTCTCGTAGATAAGTGTTCCGTTCCGGTTGTACTCACGTAGCAGTATAGGCTCAGCTTCGGGCTCGTAGCCGCTTTCTGGATACTGATAAACGTAGTGTAATCGATTGGGCACGTTGCGAAACCCCCAATACTTGTTCCAGAGACCTACCTTTTTTCCGTTCTCGAACTGCCCATCCCAGTCGCGCTTACCGTTTTCGAGGTAGCGCACGTACTCGCCTTCCAGCTTACCGTCAACGTAAGGCACTACTTCTTTTAGCTGCTTCTGCTCACCATCGTAATACGTAACGTTGGCATCGCGCGGGAAGCCTTTCTCGTAATGCACTTTGGTAACCAGAATATTGTCTTTGCTAAGCCGCTCCCAACGTAAGTGGCGCGTACCAACGGCATAGAAGCCTGTTTCGACCACTTTGCCGCCTTGCATCTTCTTATAAGGTCCGTGCAGCACCTTGTTAGCGCCGGGGTCTACCCCAGCTCGGTCCTGCAGAATGCGACGTTTGTGCGCATCATAATAATAGCGTACAGGAGCAAAAGGATCCGTTTTCTGTGGATTGCGCATGTAGTAGAAGATTTCTACTACTTGATTACGTCCCTTTGGGCCTGACTTGGTATAGGCCTTCTTGATTGGCTCGCCAAGAAAGATGTTCTTTTTCTTCTTAGGCTTACGCTTATTCTTCTTGTCTTGATCCTTTGCCTGCTGCTCTTCCTCCTTCGTCATAGCCACACGCTTGGTTTTGAGCAAGTTTGTGGTGTCGCTGTTCTGCGTCAATGTGTCGTTGACGGTCAGCGCTACGAGGTCTTGATCGGGCTTGCTATTGAAGGAGACGGTTTTCTTGGAACACGCTCCAACTAGTAGCAGCAGAGCAAACAGCAATAATTGCGGTCGAGAAAAAGGCATAAGTAAGCGAGCAAATTCGCAGCAGTAAACGTAAAGATACAGTGATTTGGTGCCCGACACCTAGGTAGCTGATTAGCTACTTACTGGCGTAACTTATCGTATTCTTATCAAAAGAATAAAACCCCAGCAACTTTCGTCGCCGGGGTTCTATTGTTACTGCACGAGCGAGTTACTTCAAAGCACCCACTATGCTGTTAGCAGATCAGCACTGCGCTTCACAAAGGCAGTCAGTGCTTCTCCTTTCAACATGTTTTGCGCCAACAGACCTAGGTCGAAGGCCTGACGAGCTAGCTTACGTCCTGCTTCTTCGTCGGCACTGAGAATACGCTGGCTTATTGCGTGGTTAGCATTGACACTCACCGTATAGCTATCTGGCAAGCTGCCCATGAAGGCCATACCGCCACCGCCGCCCGTGCGCTGCATGTCTTTCATCCGCCGCATAAACTCGGGCAGCGTGATAATAACAGGTGAGTCTTGAGGCGATAGAGCTTCTATCTGCACATGCATGTGCTCGTTATTGATTGCTTTGGCAAACAGCTCCTGCAAACGCGTTTTGTCTTCATCGCTTAGCACACTCTCGGTAGCTTCATCCTTCTCGATGAGCTTACCAACCGTGTCAGCATCCACTCGTTTGAAGGTCACCTTCTCCAGTTTCTGCTCTAGCTGCCCGATGAAGTGCGTGTCAAGTACACCATCGAGTTTCAGTACATCGTAGCCCCGGTCGAGGGCGGCGGCCACATAGGCGTGCTGTGCTTCCGAATCGGAGGTGTACAGCACAACCAGTTGCTCTTGCTTGTCCTTCTGGTTGGCTTGGATAAATTCTTGGTACTCGCTCAAAGTAAAGTACTTACCGGCCGTGTTCTGCACGAGCGCAAAGTCTTTGGCTTTGTCGTAGAATTTCTCGTCCGACAACATACCATACTTCACAAACAGACCGATATCTGACCATTTTTGCTCGTAGCCAGCCCGGTCTTTCTTGAACAGCTCGCTGAGCTTGTCTGCTACCTTACGGGTAACATACGTATTGATTTTCTTCACGTTAGCATCAGCTTGCAGGAAGCTACGCGACACGTTCAGCGGGATATCAGGCGAGTCGAGTACGCCGTGCAACAGCATCAGGAACTCTGGCACCACGTCTTTCACCTCGTCGGTAATGAACACCTGGCGCGAGTAAAGCTGAATCTTGTTGCGCTGGAGCTGTAGCTCGTCCTTCACCTTGGGGAAATACAAGATACCCGTCAGGTTGAAAGGGTAATCGACGTTGAGGTGAATCCAGAACAGTGGTGGCTCTGTGAGAGGATACAGCTCCTGGTAGAACTTCGTGTAATCTTCGTCGGTCAACTCCGAAGGCTGCTTGGTCCAGATGGGTTGCGTCTGGTTGATGACCTCGCCTTCAAACTCAATCTCGATAGGCAGGAATTTGCAGTACTTCGTCAGGATAGTCCGCAACCTAGCTTCTTCCAGGAACTCGTCTGAGTCAGCGGCTACGTGCAACACCACATCGGTACCGCGCTCAGCTTTCGCGTGCTCGCCCGTGGGCTCATCGAGCGTAAATTCGGTGCTACCATCGCACGTCCAATGCGCCGTTAGGGTATCATCCTTGTACGACTTCGACCAGATTTCCACCTCCTCTGCTACCATGAAAGCAGAGTAAAAACCTAGGCCAAACTGACCAATGATCTGATCTTTGGTGCTAGCATCCTTCTCTTTATACTGCTCCACAAACTCGGTGGCGCCAGAGAAGGCGATTTGGTTGATATATTTCTTAATCTCCTCGGCCGTCATACCTAGGCCACGGTCGGAGATAGTGATTTTACGCGCTTCCTTATCCACCGTCACGCGCACCTTCAGTTCGCCTAACTCACCCTTGAACTCACCTAGCTGGGCTAGGCTCTTGAGCTTTTGGGTGGCGTCAACTGCGTTCGAAACCAATTCCCGAAGGAAGATTTCGTGATCAGAGTACAAGAATTTCTTGATGATGGGGAAGATATTCTCGGTATGAATCGAGATGCTACCTTTCTCTTGCATAACGTATTGGCAGAAGCAGTGAAACAAAAAACCGGACAAAACGCTAGGCACTTGCAGCTATAGCGTTGTCCGGCTCTCGGTTTCAAAAGGTGTTCCACGCCTTCCGTGCTGCCAGTTTGACAGCACACACAGGGGTTAATCAATAAGCTTTTTTAACGACAAGCGTTGGGTACCAGGCTGTGAAGCTGTGTATGCGGCGGCAAACCATTCCATTTCCAGGCGGTGTACGTCGTCGGGCGTTTTAGATAGCCAATCTAGTGCAGCAGGGAAATCAGCAAAGAACTGTACGTTGACCTGAGTATAGCAGCGGCCACTATCGAGTACATGCTCCATTGCCAGTTGATTATGTAAGTCATTGGGCAACATCAGGGCTATATTTAATACACCAACATGCGCAAACTGAGCCACCCACCGCTGACTTACCCAAGCTTGTTCGTCGTTGCCAAGCGGCGGCATTTGGGAGATGTCGACCATCCATTGGCGAATCTTGTGTTGGCGGGAAAAGAGTAACAATCGTTCAAGGGCCATCTGAAATCGTAGCAGACTTAAAGGCCCCTGCCACTGCCAGCGTACTAACTGAAGTTGAGGATCGTGTTGCAGTAGGAGTGATTCGTGAAGAGAACAGATCATATTGATAGCAGTAACACTAAAACCAGTACTTTTTATTGATAGGGTTCACAAATCTATATAGTAATTTTTTAATTATATGTACATACACGTTGACTCAGCAAAATTGCTCGCTTAACAGAACGTGAATCTCGCTAGATCAGTATACAGACTCCTCAAGATAGGTATCAGTTAACCTGTAAGCCTCTCTCTGAAGCCAATAGCAACTTTTCAATATACTGTATAAAATTGTATTATTCTCTTAATCATATCTGTTACTATGCAGAGTGGTTTAGCAATTTCTCCATAACCTAGCTGTTCCGATTAAGCAAAATCATTCTACATTTGGCAGGTACATTCGCCACATTGTTGCATAATGCGCGCTCTTCGTTCTCATCTGGCACTTTTGCTCCTGCTCTGCTTTACGCGGGTGCTCCTGCCAGATACTTGGATCTTGGCGTTGCACCAGCATCAGCACACAAGCGAAGAGGCGGCGCATGTGTCGCTAATGAGCAAGCCGGGCAAGGCGCGATTACTGCTCACGTCCAAACACCAACATTGCCAGACTGACCACTTTAGTCATGTCTCCTGCCAACTGGCTGCACCGCTAGAGTTTGAGGTCATACCGTTTTTTTCGGCGGCTATTAGCGATAAGCTCTGTGCAGCATGGCCTAGCTCGGTGGTCGCTACCGGGTATTTGCGCGGACCACCTAGAAGCTAGGTTTCCTGCTTCCCTCTTTGCTGCTTTCAACCCATACTCTTCGTACGGCGTCCACCATGGTGTGAACGCCGTTACCTAGGTTACTAGTTAGCAGATACTTACGCTCAGAAGCCGCTGCTTCTGTAGGCTGGCCCTAGTTGCTAGCGTGGCGTTCCTTTCCTTCTTAGCTCATTCGCTAGGCCCTAGCTTTCAGTTTATGTCACGATATTTTCTAGTGATAGGCTTGTTGCTGCTCACTACAAGCACAATTGCGCAAGTACCCACTACCACTACTCCGCTCGCTGCACAGCGGGCAACATCCGGCAACCTCGTTACAGGCCACGTGGTAGATGCCGCGACGAAAGAGCCCGTTCCCGGTGCCACCATCCTGTTTCCCGACTTGCGCCAAGCTACTGCGACTGGCCCTGACGGTACTTTCCGGTTTGCTAGCTTACCGCGCGGCCGCTTTCTAATGCAGGTTCGCTCCTTAGGCTACACTAGCGTCGCACGCACCATTGACACTGGCACAGGTCAGCCTATTGAAGTAGCCTTGACATCTACGGCTACCGAAATCGGTCAAGTAGTCGTGACGGGAGTATCAGCGGCAACAGAAATGCGCCGTTCGCCCATTCCAACCACGGTGGTCGATCATACTCGCTTGCAGCAGGCCGCAGCTACCAACGTGATAGATGCCATAGCGCACACTCCCGGCCTTTCACAAATTACAACGGGCGCCGCCATTAGCAAGCCGATCATCCGGGGGCTAGGTTTCAACCGCGTTATTACCCTCAACAATGGCTCTAAGCAAGAAGGCCAGCAGTGGGGCGACGAGCACGGTATCGAGATTGATGAGTATTCTATTGACCGCGCGGAGGTAATCAAAGGTCCCGGCAGCTTGCTCTATGGCTCCGATGGTATGGCGGGCGTTATCAACTTTCTGGCACCTGACCCCGTGGAAGAAGGCAAGATCATTGGCTCAGCCTCAGCCAACTACCAAACCAATAATGCCTTGCAGGGCTATTCGCTCATGAATGCGGGCAATAAAAACGGTTTCAACTGGTTGGTACGCGGCAGCAGCAAGCTAGCGGGCAGCTACCGCAACCGCTACGATGGGCGCGTCTTTAACTCCGGCTTCCGCGAGCTAGATGCCAACGGATACGTAGGCGTCAATAAGAGCTGGGGCTATTCACACCTGACGTTCAATACCTTCAACCAGCAGCTAGGGTTAACGGAAGGTGACCGGGACCCAGCAACGGGCCGCTTCTTGAAAGACGTGGCTGTGCATGACACAGCGACCGAAGCCGTGCCTGTGACTACCGACGACTTGCGCGGCTATGGCCTAGCTCTACCGCGGCAGCGGGTCAACCACTTGCGCATTGGCACCGAAAACAACTTCATTTTCGGTCAGAGCCGCTTGACGGTAAATGCTAGCTGGCAACAGAACTTACGCCGTGAGTTCGGCGACGTACTCAATCCGGATACACCAGAGCTGTACTTTCAGCTGCGCACGTTTGACTACGCTGTGCGGTACTTTCTACCCGAGATGCAAGGCTGGAACACCACTGTCGGCGTCAGTGGTATGCAGCAGCAAAACGTTAATAAGGGTGAGGAATTCCTAATTCCTGCTTACCACCTGCTCGATGGCGGTGTGTTTGGGGTGACGAAGAAAACTTTTGGTAAGCTAGACGTGAGTGGCGGCCTACGCTACGACATCCGGCGTATCAACGCCGACGCCTTGTACCTCGACGCCGATGAGCGTCCGGTGCCCGCGCCTGGCGCAGAGCAGAAGTTTGCGGGCTTCAAATCTACTTTTCGCAACGTGTCGGGCAGCATCGGTGGCGCGTACAGCCTCAGCGAAAAGCTGCTGGTAAAGGCCAATCTATCTCGCGGATTTCGGGCACCTAATATTTCCGAGCTAGGTTCCAATGGGCAGCACGAAGGCACCATCCGCTACGAAATTGGTGACCCGACGCTCAAAGCAGAAACCAGCTTGCAATATGATGCCGGCATCAGCTACGTAACTGACCACGTGAGCCTGAACGTGGACGCTTTCGAAAACCGTATTCAGAACTACATCTTCCCACGCCATATTCTGAACGCAGCAGGCTCCGATTCGATTGCCTCGACGGGAAACCCCGTATTTCTGTACGACCAAGGCAACGCCCGTCTGGTTGGCGGAGAAGTAAGCGTTGATATTCACCCGCATCCGCTGGACTGGCTGCACTTTGAAAACAGCTTCTCGATGGTGCGCGCGCGCCAGCTTAATCAACCCGCTGACTCCTTACGTAACCTGCCGTTTATTCCTGCCGACCGGTTGCAATCGGAGCTGCGCGTTAATTTTCGCAAGGTGAAGAATACGCGTTTGGCGAACTTGTACGTCCGCGTCAACGTGGAACACACGTTCGTGCAAAACCGCTTTTTTGCGGCTTATCAAACCGAAACGCGTACGCCGGGCTACACCCTAATTAATGCAGGCGTGGGCACCGATTGGATAAATGCGAAGGCGCAAACGCTCTTTTCAGTCTTTGTGACTGGCAATAACTTGTTTGATGTTGCCTATCAGAGCCACCTCAGCCGTTTGAAATACGCGGATTATAATGCCAGCAACGGCCGTATGGGTATTTTCAACATGGGTCGCAACATCAGCGTGAAGGTGGTGGTACCGTTGCGCTTCAATTAGCGGCGTAGTGCTACCTGGGTCTGGTCGCCATTAGCACACATTTTTTCTTTGTAAGCTCAAGCACGTCTGTCGAGGGCTGCTGATTCTTCTGTACCTTAACCCAAGCTGGTGAGCTGACCAATGTTGCCCTGATTTACTTCGAGCAACACCTTTTATGGAACTGCGCCGCGCACCAGTCGTTACAGACTAAACAGCAACTTTCTTTATCATCAATGGCGCATTCTCACGACCACCATGGTCATGATCATAGTCACGGTCACGACCACGACCATCATCATGGTATTGCAGCGGCATCCGAGATGCACTTTGGTCGGGCATTTGGCATCGGCATCGCCCTGAACCTGATTTTTGTAGTGGCTGAGACCCTAGGTGGTTTTTGGTCTAATTCTTCGGCTTTGCTCTCCGACGCAGGTCATAACCTGAGCGACGTGTTGAGCTTGGCCCTAGCTTGGGGAGCGACACAGCTAGCCAGCCGGCCTTCTTCCGAGCGCTACACCTATGGGTTCAAGAGTGCTACTATTCAAGCAGCGCTCATCAATGCAGCATTGCTCTACGCAGCACTAGGCTTTATTCTTTGGGATACGATTGAGCATTTACGTCACCCTGCCCCAGTCAATGGCCGCCTCGTGATGCTACTGGCAGGCATCGGTATTGCGGTGAATGGGCTGACCGCTTACTTATTTCGGAAGGGCCAGCATGGCGATGTAAACCTGCGGGGCGCGTATCTGCATATGCTTACCGATGCGTTGGTGTCGCTGGGCGTGGTGGTGGGCGGCGCGTTGGTCACCTGGACGGGTTGGCAGTGGCTCGACCCGGCTATCAGCTTCGTTATCCTAGGCATTATTGCTTACAGCTCATGGGGGCTGCTGCGCGAGACGGTGCAGCTCACCATGCTCGGCGTACCGGAAAGCATCGACCTACAACAGGTAAGGCAGCGCCTACTTGCCCAACCCGGCGTCACGCAAGTCCACGATCTGCATGTGTGGCCCATGAGCACACGCGACACGGCGCTTACGGTGCATTTGGTACGCCCTGGCTACAGCGGCGACCATGACTTCCTGACGCACTTGCAAAATATTATGCAGGAGGAGTTTAGCATCTGTCACTGTACCGTACAAATAGAGGAGCGTGAGCCCGTGCTTGAGGAATCGTGTGGCTGTGTCTAACACTCGTTACAACCAGTAGCAACCTAGCTTTAAGAACAGACCGCACCATAACCCGTGCGGTCTGTTCTTTTTGGGCCTTTTGGAATTCCCCTTTCGAAAAAGAAGAAAACTGTCGAATATGCGTACAAACGCC
This Hymenobacter sp. GOD-10R DNA region includes the following protein-coding sequences:
- a CDS encoding uroporphyrinogen-III synthase gives rise to the protein MAESTDKPGTGRHAKRISSILVTQPKPTNDVSPYFAIAEKYGIKVDFREFIQVEPVSYKDFRKEKINIAEHTAIIFTSRNAVDHFFRICQEAKLEMPAEMKYFCISEQTANYLQKYIVLRKRKLFVGQRTAADLFDVIKKHKGEKFLYPCSDIRKDDIPEFMRANNFKFTEAVIYRTVASDLSDLSDVKYDCIAFFSPSGISSLFVNFPDFEQDGTRIAAFGPTTAKAVLDAGLELDIEAPQPNAPSMTGAIEAYIRLHHGADAGKEKNKSGKQNA
- a CDS encoding DUF4271 domain-containing protein — protein: MWHPEIAPDISSFTNTTLVPPVKVGKAANTNVFAAQARARGHQGENVFLCFLLLIGLLYGGIRATYQPSFARIYQVENWWGKGKDQEFLTKPTATWLNILLILVFSLSLALLLVAIHTNIQTIVILRRLFDVPESAIMARVLLYTGLIAGFVLGKYLFLELMGYIFDVTELVMMQYREFVRTFLFMGLFLPAVMVLYLSLNQTLPEAVLWASNGVVSLMLVGTVVRIARTLSRRVSLLNLHLFSYLCATEVIPLLVLLKLIVFTY
- a CDS encoding MraY family glycosyltransferase, which produces MSALTIFADLSNGIQQLLAGCIVLFFVGLKDDLVTISVTKKFVGQLLATGIVMIMPQPEIRITSFQGILGIHELPIGISYAFTFLVIVGITNAINLIDGLDGLAGTIVIIIASTFGYYFYRYGGTSYSNYVYVSVCVIGGILGFLRYNFHRASIFMGDTGSLVCGFIVSVLTIQFIEMGLKVGQPFASSAPSVAVGILFVPLFDTVRVFLVRMLAGRSPFSPDKNHIHHRILAMGFQQISTVLLLSLLNLVVILFVINFAELGNTLLIGALVAFSVLLSIFLGVYRSRTAQQRVAS
- the lipB gene encoding lipoyl(octanoyl) transferase LipB, giving the protein MDSLYSQCSVPVAATPSVDPIAPTIAEASQNHRVVVQRLGLSDYETTWAYQEQLLAATLAIKAQNRQATEAGTPVLPTPNYLLLCQHPHVYTLGKSGKPEHLLLDEAALQEHQATFHRINRGGDITYHGPGQLVGYPILDLDNFFTDIHRYLRVLEEAVIRTLSEYELVAGRIPGLTGVWLDFEEGASNPRKICALGVKCSRWVTMHGFALNVNTDLSYFGHIVPCGISDKAVTSLQQELGRAVPLSEVEDRLLIHLADLFAAQFMFE
- a CDS encoding YraN family protein, whose amino-acid sequence is MPYDAHQLGHAGEAAAADYFLGRGFAIERQNYRYRRAEVDLIVRLATQLLVFVEVKTRSSSQFGYPETFVTDRKRQLFRLAAEQYQEEINWAGDIRFDILALTPTATGFKIEHFEDAFY
- the htpG gene encoding molecular chaperone HtpG; the encoded protein is MQEKGSISIHTENIFPIIKKFLYSDHEIFLRELVSNAVDATQKLKSLAQLGEFKGELGELKVRVTVDKEARKITISDRGLGMTAEEIKKYINQIAFSGATEFVEQYKEKDASTKDQIIGQFGLGFYSAFMVAEEVEIWSKSYKDDTLTAHWTCDGSTEFTLDEPTGEHAKAERGTDVVLHVAADSDEFLEEARLRTILTKYCKFLPIEIEFEGEVINQTQPIWTKQPSELTDEDYTKFYQELYPLTEPPLFWIHLNVDYPFNLTGILYFPKVKDELQLQRNKIQLYSRQVFITDEVKDVVPEFLMLLHGVLDSPDIPLNVSRSFLQADANVKKINTYVTRKVADKLSELFKKDRAGYEQKWSDIGLFVKYGMLSDEKFYDKAKDFALVQNTAGKYFTLSEYQEFIQANQKDKQEQLVVLYTSDSEAQHAYVAAALDRGYDVLKLDGVLDTHFIGQLEQKLEKVTFKRVDADTVGKLIEKDEATESVLSDEDKTRLQELFAKAINNEHMHVQIEALSPQDSPVIITLPEFMRRMKDMQRTGGGGGMAFMGSLPDSYTVSVNANHAISQRILSADEEAGRKLARQAFDLGLLAQNMLKGEALTAFVKRSADLLTA